From Montipora foliosa isolate CH-2021 unplaced genomic scaffold, ASM3666993v2 scaffold_428, whole genome shotgun sequence, one genomic window encodes:
- the LOC137988819 gene encoding protein NLRC3-like, which translates to MPPQDLCDTLNHEPVHSTLRSLRKEGILNPVQWSQLYPVKASSVSSTGFDPSLLILLLRTICNLSPPATGWDIPPNSLDTSCESDIVRLKYFMNAISTHAEEASVSEAVFYEYKDQIQNTLVRLGGAEYQDAIHEIEKQEMDPLDEEHFKELLKQWKDGDDRIKDKLNEWECITKTSRHADVPYPANIIERIRQLYNTREKSVLPVPWCEDFSFHLDDIFTKLKILGKEKTRGTLTDEITNMTAIFRGHKDCAKPRTVLIEGDPGMGKTTYCQKLAYDWAMKREEWDKSFPEIHVLLFLRCRDIKTDIWEAIDDQIVPEDIDKEAKEWVFDFIRENQSKVLLVLDGLDEVDSKNIGMYIKLLQSKVLPNCHIVITSRHEAGRTVRRYCDTLWEIIGFTFEDAQNYILKYFKDMEHLAIELLTELKLDMWGKGDLIGLTKNPLNTVLLCIIWEDFKGVLPPERTQLYIEIVRCVLLRYERRIGSLSDSNVDLLAVYKDDLVQLGCMALQSLRNGELYFDESEFKGSSSNLIKFGFLSIETGGSKRKPSSRFGFLHMSFQEFFAGFYLAHQILDGDTDCNSVVTDKSNWNELKEVFLFVIGILSATSEEMTISLVKSLAELASSSNIVMDDCEEILYFAFARILECECHGENLQSKLIQTLGQNLLVKDQTVHIRFTHVYRDLFCEFLKVNTCFTTAYLRGDEIGLAGAESLSGALKVNTCFTTTYLSRKEIGAAGAESLFEALKVNTCMITLDLSGNEIGAAGTESLSDALKVNTCLTTLDLRGNEIGAAGAESLSEALKVNTCLTTLDLRGNEIGAAGAESLSEALKVNTCLTTLDLSGNEIGAAGAESLSEALKVNTCLTTLDLRGNEIGAAGAESLSEALKVNTCMTTLDLRGNKIGAAGAESLSEALKANPCMTTLDLSGNEIGAAGAESLSEALKVNTCLTTLDLRGNDIGAAGAKSLSEALTVNTCLTTLDLRGNEIGAAGAESLSKARLPILDFDSGYALLKEALYMLD; encoded by the exons ATGCCTCCACAAGACCTTTGTGATACCTTGAATCATGAGCCAGTGCACTCTACGCTTCGGTCTCTTCGAAAAGAAGGAATCCTCAATCCAGTGCAGTGGAGTCAGTTGTATCCAGTTAAAGCCTCTTCAGTATCATCCACAGGCTTTGACCCTTCTCTCTTGATTTTGCTTCTAAGAACTATCTGTAACCTGAGTCCCCCAGCCACTGGCTGGGATATACCTCCCAATTCACTTGACACCAGCTGTGAGTCTGACATCGTACGTTTAAAGTATTTCATGAATGCAATATCAACCCATGCTGAAGAGGCTTCTGTTAGTGAGGCAGTATTCTATGAATACAAAGACCAGATTCAGAACACACTGGTACGATTGGGTGGGGCTGAATATCAAGATGCCATTCATGAAATAGAGAAACAAGAAATGGATCCATTGGATGAGGAACATTTCAAAGAACTTCTGAAGCAGTGGAAGGATGGTGACGACAGAATTAAGGACAAACTGAATGAATGGGAGTGTATAACAAAGACCTCTAGACATGCAG ATGTGCCTTATCCCGCAAATATTATAGAAAGGATCCGTCAGCTCTACAATACTCGTGAAAAATCTGTCCTGCCTGTTCCATGGTGTGAAGACTTCAGCTTTCATCTAGACGATATTTTTACCAAGTTAAAGATTTTGGGCAAAGAGAAGACCAGGGGAACATTGACTGATGAAATCACTAACATGACAGCTATCTTTAGAGGACACAAAGATTGTGCAAAGCCACGCACTGTTTTAATTGAAGGAGACCCAGGCATGGGAAAGACGACCTATTGTCAGAAACTGGCATATGATTGGGCAATGAAACGAGAAGAATGGGACAAGTCTTTCCCCGAGATTCACGTTCTGCTGTTTTTGAGGTGTCGTGATATCAAAACAGATATTTGGGAGGCCATTGATGACCAAATTGTTCCTGAAGATATTGACAAAGAAGCTAAGGAATGGGTCTTCGACTTTATTCGAGAAAATCAGTCCAAGGTTCTTTTAGTGCTTGATGGACTTGATGAAGTGGATTCCAAAAACATTGGCATGTACATCAAGCTTTTGCAAAGTAAAGTTCTACCCAATTGCCACATTGTTATCACATCACGCCATGAAGCTGGAAGGACAGTAAGGCGGTACTGTGACACCCTGTGGGAGATTATCGGATTTACGTTTGAAGACGCGCAGAACTACATTCTTAAGTACTTCAAAGACATGGAACACTTGGCAATAGAGCTACTTACAGAGCTTAAACTTGACATGTGGGGAAAGGGAGACTTAATAGGGTTGACCAAGAATCCTCTCAACACAGTTCTACTTTGCATCATTTGGGAAGATTTCAAGGGTGTACTTCCACCGGAAAGGACACAGCTGTACATAGAAATTGTTCGATGTGTTTTGTTAAGATATGAAAGGAGAATTGGATCATTAAGTGACAGTAACGTGGACTTACTTGCAGTTTACAAGGATGACCTGGTGCAGTTGGGATGCATGGCGTTGCAATCTTTGCGTAACGGAGAGTTGTATTTCGACGAGAGTGAATTCAAAGGCAGCTCCAGTAATTTGATCAAGTTTGGGTTTCTGTCGATCGAGACTGGTGGCAGCAAGAGAAAACCTTCCTCACGCTTTGGCTTTCTGCACATGAGCTTTCAAGAGTTCTTTGCTGGCTTTTATCTTGCTCATCAGATCCTTGATGGCGACACGGATTGTAATTCAGTAGTGACTGATAAAAGCAACTGGAATGAACTGAAAGAAGTGTTTTTATTTGTGATTGGTATTTTGTCCGCAACATCTGAAGAGATGACAATCTCGTTGGTAAAAAGCCTGGCAGAGCTTGCAAGTTCGTCCAATATAGTAATGGATGATTGTGAAGAAATTTTATATTTCGCATTTGCTCGTATATTGGAATGCGAATGTCATGGGGAGAACCTTCAGTCTAAGTTAATTCAGACCTTGGGACAGAATCTTCTTGTTAAAGATCAAACTGTACATATAAGATTCACTCATGTGTACCGTGACCTTTTTTGTGAatttctcaaagtcaacacatgcttcaCTACTGCGTATTTGAGGGGGGACGAAATTGGTctcgctggcgctgaatccctttctggggctctcaaagtcaacacatgcttcaCTACTACGTATTTGAGTAGGAAAGAAATtggtgccgctggcgctgaatctctttttgaggctctcaaagtcaacacatgcatGATTACTCTGGATTTGAGTGGGAACGAAATTGGTGCCGCTGGCACTGAATCTCTTTCTGacgctctcaaagtcaacacgtGCCTGACTACTCTGGATTTGAGGGGGAACGAAATtggtgccgctggcgctgaatctctttctgaggctctcaaagtcaacacgtGCCTGACTACTCTGGATTTGAGAGGGAACGAAATtggtgccgctggcgctgaatctctttctgaggctctcaaagtcaacacgtGCCTGACTACTCTGGATTTGAGTGGGAACGAAATCggtgccgctggcgctgaatctctttctgaggctctcaaagtcaacacatgcctgACTACTCTGGATTTGAGGGGGAACGAAATtggtgccgctggcgctgaatccctttccgaggctctcaaagtcaacacatgcatGACTACTCTGGATTTGAGGGGGAACAAAATtggtgccgctggcgctgaatccctctCCGAGGCTCTCAAAGCCAACCCATGCATGACTACTCTGGATTTGAGTGGGAACGAAATtggtgccgctggcgctgaatctcTTTCTGAGGCTCTTAAGGTCAACACATGCCTGACTACTCTGGATTTGAGGGGGAACGACATTGGTGCCGCTGGCGCtaaatccctttctgaggcactcacagtcaacacatgcttgactactctGGATTTGAGAGGGAACGAAATtggtgccgctggcgctgaatcgcTTTCTAAGGCGCGCTTGCCTATTTTGGATTTTGATTCTGGCTATGCATTACTTAAGGAGGCTCTCTACATGCTTGACTGA